The region TGGCACAGGAATGTCAGACCTCTCTGAAGCTGGCCCCTTGTATGATGAGAAACGGAATAAAAACGCATCCTTTTGTTAGTGGTGCGTTTGTGCTCGTTTTTGAATAATTAGACATTATATCTTTTCTGTTACGTAAGGCAGCCCCTCATTAGTGGACAAATCGCGCCAAAGTGTTCCCATTCGTTTGTGCCTCGTTTCTGCTGGTTTGTGCCTTTAAAAGAAATGTTTGTGCCATTTTCATTCTTGCGTTATTCAGCCATAAAGTTTCAATGAGTGATGTCACTCAACCCCTCATCAATGTCCAAATTGCTCCAAACTGGTCTCATTTGTTAGTGCTGcgtttgtgctgtttttttattttttttattattattttattaaaattatttttattatcttttttcagttttctgtcGCTTTTAATagggtgatatatatataaaagtatttttaaacatcACCCAGCTTCCCCCATCAGCTTCCAACATATTTTTGTACATTGCTTTTTGTTCAATGCTTGTCTTTTTTATGCTGTTTTTCAACTTTTGTCCATAACTacatatggatttttttttgtgatttattaCACGACTGCTTCATTTGCCACGTGATCGCCGTGCTGACAGTGTGGATGACAGATACGATGAACCTTCGTTTTGATGGTGTTATGATGTTCAGTTATCTCACTTTTAAGCCTGTCGGGTCATAATATTTTGAGGAGAAAAGTAGGATTTCTTGAGGAACATTTAACATGGGAGAAATGAGACAACAACCACCATTTACTTTTCCGGTGGAGCTTCTATACTTATTTAGAATCCAAGCGTTTAGGTAAGTTAaggttttaatcaaaaaacgATTTTATCTGCTCTCGTTAATTGGCATGCTATGTTCTCGGGTGTTTGTATACATCCCTACTCTAACTtctaaatcctcacagacagttaccaggAGGGGGTTTAACCCCAAGTTGGCCTGGGGGTACGCTGAAATCATGTATAAAAATATTCCTTATATAATTAAAAGagcataaatatttattttaacggCACAAAGGCAGCACTAACGAATTAGACCAGTTTGGAGTGATTTGGACGttgatgaggggctgagtgaCGTCACTGATTGAAACTTTATAGCTAAATAACTCAAGAAGGAAAACTGGTCGTAGCGTTTATTTTAACAGCACAAACCTGCAGAAACGAGGCACGAACGAATGAGAGCACTTTGGCACAATTTGTCCACTAATGAGGGGCTTCCTTACGTAACAGGTAATAAGATATAATGTCTAATTATTCAAAAACGGTACCAGCACAAACAATGATTTTTGTGGCACTAACGAAAGGACACGTTTTTATTCCTTTTCTGAGGGGCCAGCTTCACGGAGGTGAATGTCAGTATATGTTTAGACAGTTCAGCTATCTAAAAATCAGGTTTAGGGCAGTGCAGTTGAATCATAAGGGGAAGTGGTTTATATACACCCAAACAGCATGGTTTGCCAtcagtaaattattttttttagaatctTCCTGAGTAATTACTGGTTTTCAAGAGAATCAGTCTCTTAATTATGCTGTAGGCTATATTAATTAatctttttcattattattccaAGCagacttcagttttatttatgtattttgggTGGGAGTGTGGCCCCAAAGGTGTAGCACGCGGCTCCAGGGTaatggagttgtgggttcaaaccccaccttGGTTGATTCTCTGTAAGGTGTTTGTTCTATGTGCCTTTGTTTCCACCAGGTGCTTCAGttttttcccacagtccaaaaacacattgttaGGTTTGTTGACTATTCAAAAagtcttgtgtgtgtgaatcccGGGTTTCTCAAATGCAAATTAAAGTCAATGATTCAAAACATTGTTTACAAGCATGGGCTGCACATGCTCTGACCTCGTGTACACACAGCCGCAGGGAAACTCagagatgacacacagctcgcCTTAAACATAGGATTATACTTCAAAATGCCtgtttgtgactgaaaactgaggaaTAATGTATTAAATGAGTCACATAATGTaatttgtaaatttgaacgATCTCTTATTATTGATTATACCACAGTTGGTTCTGACCctgcagtgtgattggctgagagatgttccaggagtgccaatattacacgataatggcactctgatcaaagctcttcaggtatcactTACAAGACAGCTGTGCCTGGATGTTTTCATTTGGAGCAGTACTCTAAAATACTCACACttaacttaaacagagagaacttggcATCGTTTAGTGTATGATATCACTATGATCTAAAGCAGtagtaaaaaatgtttaaatcatgATATTTAATTGACTCGATGCGTTTATCCCTGCTTCTGTCCTGATTTAGACAGGTTTAACATCACACAAGTTAAAGATTCAGCGTTATTTGAAAGGAGCAAAAAGGAATGTGATGGAATGGAACTATTTTTCCTCTTGGAAGGttgataaacaaacacattttcatggTGGTCTTTTATATTGAAACCTTATAATAAACAGTGATAACGAGCTTTGGTATAATCACAAAAGATACTCAAGATTGACATCAGAGATGAGAAATTCTTTCAGGTACCATAGATGTTAAAAGTTAGCAGAACATTTTCTTTTTGCAGcctatttaataaaaaaagtcACTCAGAAGGGGTGACTTATTGGCAAGTTGATGTTAGTGACTTTAAATAGTTTCtcttctgtttgtgttcattttgtAGGCAGATGCCAACAGCTTGAAAAACTTCCTTTCTGCTGCTCGACTTGCACACAGGGGATCTGACATAGACAGCCTTCCCCTCTCCAACCTTACCCCTGTCCGTGCCAGAGATGTGGAGAAGCCAAAGAAAAAGCTTACCATCATGTCTAAAAAGGACTATCCCCTCACATCGAACTTTCCTTATTCCCTGGAGCACCTCCAGGTGTCTTACTGCAAGCTCTCCAGAGTTGACATGCGCATGCTGTGTCTTAAAGCGCTCCGTACACTAGACCTCAGCAACAACCACATCAAGAAGCTCCCGGCCACCATTGGAGACCTTAGTTGTCTGACAGAACTTGTTCTCCACAACAATCACTTGGAGAGCTTCAGTGAAACCCTGTGTCTCTCCACCCTTCAGCGCTCTCTGCGACACTTGGACTTGAGCCAAAACCGCTTGCGGGTCTTGCCTGCCCAGTTTTGTCAGCTCCGGGAACTTGTAAACCTCAAGGTTGATGATAACAAGCTCTTGCACCTCCCCTTTCGCATTGGGCAGCTTTCAAACTTGCGCTTTCTCTCAGCTGCACACAATCAGTTGACTGTCCTTCCTGGAGACTTCAGAAAGTTGTCACTGGAGAACTTGGACCTGTTTGGTAACCCATTCACTCAGCCAAACCCTTTGGACCACACAATCCAGCTTACATTCCCTCTTTCATTACAGGAGCTGGCCTCACGAACTGTGCTGAAATTCAGGTGAGAGCCTTTTATATGACAAAAAGACAAGGGAGGGCAAGGTACAAATTTAtacatttcccctttttttttttttttttttttcccccatattTTATTTGCTTGGTTGGATCTCATTATATCCAAAACTTCAACTACATCAAAAATGTATTGCCCTGTGGATGCCATTAGGTTAAAGTGTGACATCACTTAGCCAAGttcaattttatttgtataatgctttttacaacctgatgatgtcacaaagcagctttacaataattcagaattaaaacaaaatttaaagtAATTATACCAGGTGACAAAGCCAAAGGTGAcaatggcaaggaaaaactccctcaaagTTGTAGAAATAAACCTTGGAAGGTACCAAGACTCACTTTTAGTGCGGGAAACACTTTCTAGGAGTCATAACTTCAAACGAAAGCTTATGCGTTTATTCGTTTTTTGGGCtgctttaattaattaatttatttttaattcttttaCATATGTTTCAAAAACATTCACATACTATCTATGCTTTAAGGCTACTTCATATACTCTCTTCCAGTACTGAATTATGCCCTTGTTTGTGGAGAAGGCTTGACTCATTTTCATCTTTATGAATACTAGACTATGCTAATGAAGAAATGTTGTTTCcttatttgttcatttctacAATGTTTTAGCCATTTGGCTCCAATAATTTTAGAGATTtttgcaaaataaaaatgactttatGTCCTAAGTGATTTACAGGGATTAAAGTTCAGTCTCTACAAGGGGAATTTTGCCAGAAGCAGCTGTTACCTGATCAGTTGCATCATGCTATTGGCAGCATGAGTTGCTGTTCGTTTTACAAAAATCAGGCTAAATTCATGTCATGTGATCCCACCATAATGCTCCTTTCTTGAGGGTGTTCTAGAACTCAAGtgcaaaaaactttttttttttttttttttttttttttttttttttttttttttttgggtgatggGTGGGTGTCCCTGTGGTCAAATTACTGCTTGGAACTTTTACTGAGACATCAAAGCCACTTGCTTCTACCCATTTCTTCTCATTTTCCACTTCTGGAGTCATAGCCACTACATCTGAAGAAACAACCCTGAAATGGGTATCAGGTGAATCAAAGCTTCAGGTTCATGGTTTTACTGCCAAAAAGAGAAAGCGCATAAAAACCTTTGCAGTATTTTGGGGCATTATTCTCTTGTCTGATTTTATGAgcgttatagacaatgaatgaaggcaagtttatttatagagcaatacaatacagtaaaataaaacatgttagaagataattaaaacaaaaacatttgaaataagACTGAAAAACAGTAAATTAGGGTGTAAAATACTGGAATTctatgaagctgctttgtgacatcaattgtaaaaagcactatacaaataaatttgacttaATGACAAATATATGaacagcacccccccccccccccaacagcattttttttgtatgttatgTGAGCGTTTTTTCTGATCTTTCCTTTCAATGAAGTATACAAGTGATGGTTTTACTGTACTCTTAAACTCCTGGTCTCTTTGTGTGCTAATATAGctggtatattttatttaaaggcaGTGTCTATGAATGTGGGGAAGCATTATCTTCTGGttagtttacattcagaagctctgcatctttaaCAATATTACCCAAGTATACATCATCTCGGTTCTCACTTTTCATCATTTGGAAGTCTCTTCATCGCCAAAAACCTCTATCATTTTCAACCATATTACAAGTGAATTTTTGAATACATAAGTTTAATGACCATGTGTAGAAAATGTATATTGTATGTGTTCACCTGCCTTGCACTATTCTCGTTACATGGATATTGGTAGTGTAAAATCATTGTTGCTCAAGTCAAGCCTATAGTTTGTACAAATATTGCTCAATTGTTTATAAATTTGCTAGAaaagttcagatttttattCATAGTTGTGATGTGTGGCTTGCTCATAGTAAAATGCTGTTCAAATTTAAGATGATACCAGATGGTTTATCAACCATTCTCCCTTATTTTATTGGCTATATGTACAAGCTCAAATCTTTAAAATTAACACTTTATATAGAGAGaatgaaatgtttaatttttaccCTGAAATGAACTGAtgttaatgctttttaaaacagctttgtaatattttgtcttttCCACAGAATTCCCTATGGACCTCATCTCATTCCCTTCCACTTGTGTAATGAGCTGGAGCTTGCAAAGTTCTGTGTCTGCAGCCAAGCCTGCTTGAACTCATATATTCAAACATCAGTAAGCATGAACCTCCACCTTGTCTCTCACACTGTAGTGCTGGTGGATGACATGGGTGGTACAGAGGCACCAGTGCAACACCATTTTTGTTCCCTCGTATGTTACTGTGAGTTCTTGGATGGCTGTGTGCAGAGAGGCATGAGATGAGAAGAAACTGAATCCTACAGACATTTATCCCTaaagtgctaaaaaaaaaaaaaaaaagcctaagCTACAGTAATGAGAACAGTCACAGCAGGTCTAAACCTGCTATAATTGTTCTCATGTAGCAACAGTGGAAATTCATTACCTACCCATATAAACCCCATATAGTGATAGTTGTTTTATATAGTTCAATTGCATAAGAAATTTTATAAATTGTTTCCCTTTAAAATTGTAATACTTCTGtgttaatgtaataaataaaacttgatCTAAAGACAAAATGAGTCTCCTAAGTTACATTATGAAACTGTAAAAGTTGGGCATCATGTAATGTGGGACTAATGAGCTTTATCCTGTTTCTTTATCAGTATACTACATCACTGGACGTCATTTATGTgggtgtaatttatttttattttttttaacccagATTACTCATTGCCAATTCTGTGCATTAGCTCCTCCCAGGCACACCATGCTACTAAGCCAGAAGGTGAGAGAAGTGAAATGTGGAGGAGAATACCAGTTGTCCATTTCTGCTAGGTCAGCTGAAGGATAGCCACCCAACATGAAACACACTTACATAAATCAAAGTCAATTTAATCTGCCTGATTCCACCAAGCAGATATCATTTGGGAGGTTTTCAATACATGAGGATGTTCAAAGTGGAGACCAAGTGCAGAATAGTTATCTTGTTTAATATcttggtttaaaaaataaagataatgttgtttttttttattattatttattattctaaCCCTATGTACGTACATTTTACTTGCAagctccactggaatttatttatacattcatacaaaactgcaactaCTTATAGCACAAGATAAATTATAAAACAGCTTAATGAGAGAAAAAGCCTGAAACCTGCGTTATTTGCTCTGCAAAAAATGACAACATTTATCCCCTTATCTCTTCAGTTACTGGTATGACCTGGCTTTTGCAGCAGagttaaaaatgtgttatgACGTTAAAAATTACACAAAACTGTTATTGAAGTGGTCTATTTTGGTATAGACAAGCTGTGTTGGGAAGTCCAACCAAACTATAAATCTCCTCCCCTTTCCCTGCCTCTTCCCTTTTTACTCATGCCTAATATGAAGGAGAAGGTGTCAGGTTTACTCCTTAATGTGGGCCATTAGTCCAGTTCAAACCAAAGTAAATTCTGGAAGGAGAGGTCAGCTGATGTCGCATGATTACTAATAATCTCACTACTGTCCTCAGGGATTGTCTCTCGATAAATTGCAGGTGTCTTTAGGCCGAGTCTTTTCAGCTGTTGCTTTTCGGGCTGCATTCCAGCCTCTTCTGGGAAATTCACATTTTTTCCAGTGTCCTCATCCAGTGCAGAATTAACACTGACCAATGAAGGCTCCATTACAGGTTTTCCAGTAGGCTGTTGGAATGGCCTGGTAGGATCATC is a window of Hoplias malabaricus isolate fHopMal1 chromosome 1, fHopMal1.hap1, whole genome shotgun sequence DNA encoding:
- the lrr1 gene encoding leucine-rich repeat protein 1 — translated: MKLQCDVEVVNRMLPTFGLRNKGKGTRAVLSIGKHVDKASQRSNVYLLICTAKDRAGSKYKLKENIEKFFTWFVEEGKATVRLKEPAVDICLSKADANSLKNFLSAARLAHRGSDIDSLPLSNLTPVRARDVEKPKKKLTIMSKKDYPLTSNFPYSLEHLQVSYCKLSRVDMRMLCLKALRTLDLSNNHIKKLPATIGDLSCLTELVLHNNHLESFSETLCLSTLQRSLRHLDLSQNRLRVLPAQFCQLRELVNLKVDDNKLLHLPFRIGQLSNLRFLSAAHNQLTVLPGDFRKLSLENLDLFGNPFTQPNPLDHTIQLTFPLSLQELASRTVLKFRIPYGPHLIPFHLCNELELAKFCVCSQACLNSYIQTSVSMNLHLVSHTVVLVDDMGGTEAPVQHHFCSLVCYCEFLDGCVQRGMR